The following are encoded together in the Myxocyprinus asiaticus isolate MX2 ecotype Aquarium Trade chromosome 7, UBuf_Myxa_2, whole genome shotgun sequence genome:
- the LOC127444120 gene encoding piggyBac transposable element-derived protein 4-like isoform X1 gives MDPKKDTNGVEEVTGSSDEDLNISDEESVDTTTEDMFIDGLDPVLDRPSTDIDSLEEDWDSDASLQQRKRSRLSSTSVAPAAEGSGDSLTDVFSGVSKESWHSTDEDDVEPPLPVFSPVQTPGPKRLPKSCSSPLQFFELFFSKFLMQKIVGHTNVYGTKCKDRKREIWHYICVNDLKSFIAMVIYMGLVKCSSLKDYWRESEYFSLSFPAQIMSYQKFQTISSALHLSNTKEDERNDLKRGTSAYERLGKIQSLYQIIRDVCKIYFHPFQNITIDERVVAAQARTRLKQCMKNQSTDRGYKLFVLADCSSGYIWDFFVYEGKSSASQSEGLSYESVMALVDENMLGTGYKLFVDKFYTSPTLFRDLLCKDIWACGPIWANRKGFPKNTVNRLPWNTPRGSIRWIRDNELLFVEWKDAREVQMCSTYHKAYGGDTVQRKVKGKDGHRTLVDVPIPAAVLDYNRNMGAVDPPSRITGHYRVLHKPRKWYQSIFYHFLDIAIDNAFILQELMAKAKNQKALTRKAFLETLILELTDSQKKANSTPKSADSVPSASSSDPLSDLLLTTPSAPSLTLLSAPSWTPPPLAPALALYHRPQHISQDATTGRRKCKLCHLKTPVICFTCDVALCFQPKRDCFNDWHERSTIFD, from the exons ATGGATCCAAAGAAAGATACTAACGGCGTGGAGGAAGTGACAGGCAGCAGTGATGAAGACCTTAATATTTCTGATGAAGAAAGTGTGGACACCACAACAGAGGATATGTTCATTGATGGTCTTGACCCCGTTCTGGATCG ACCGTCGACTGACATTGACTCTCTAGAGGAGGACTGGGATTCAGACGCCAGCTTACAGCAGAGAAAACGATCCCGTCTGTCATCCACATCTGTTGCCCCTGCTGCTGAAGGAAGTGGCGATTCCTTGACAGATGTTTTCTCCGGGGTCTCTAAAGAAAGctggcatagcacagatgaggatGATGTTGAACCACCTCTTCCAGTCTTCTCACCTGTCCAAACACCTGGACCAAAGCGTTTACCCAAGTCATGCAGCAGTCCTCTGCAGTTTTTTGaactgttcttttcaaaattCCTGATGCAAAAAATTGTAGGGCACACAAATGTCTATGGCACAAAGTGcaaggatagaaagagagagatatgGCACTACATTTGTGTGAATGACTTGAAGTCATTCATAGCGATGGTAATTTATATGGGCCTGGtgaagtgctcttcactgaaagACTATTGGAGGGAGTCTGAGTACTTCAGTCTGTCCTTTCCTGCACAAATCATGTCTTACCAGAAATTTCAGACAATCTCCAGTGCTCTACATCTAAGTAATACCAAGGAAGATGAGAGGAATGATTTGAAGAGGGGAACATCAGCCTATGAACGGCTGGGTAAAATTCAGTCACTATATCAAATCATTAGAGATGTCTGCAAGATCTATTTTCATCCCTTTCAGAACATTACCATTGATGAAAGAGTGGTGGCAGCACAGGCTAGAACGAGACTCAAACAATGCATGAAAAACCAGTCTACAGATAGGGGGTACAAGCTCTTTGTCCTGGCAGACTGCAGCAGTGGCTATATATGGGATTTCTTTGTTTATGAGGGAAAGTCAAGTGCATCACAGAGCGAGGGTCTGAGTTATGAGTCTGTGATGGCATTGGTGGATGAAAATATGTTGGGCACTGGATACAAGCTGTTTGTTGACAAATTTTACACAAGCCCCACTCTCTTCAGAGACCTCCTCTGTAAAGATATCTGGGCTTGTGGTCCTATTTGGGCAAACAGGAAAGGCTTCCCAAAAAACACTGTGAACAGATTGCCATGGAACACACCACGCGGCAGCATACGTTGGATTAGGGACAACGAGCTGCTGTTTGTTGAGTGGAAAGATGCACGGGAAGTGCAGATGTGTTCCACCTACCATAAAGCCTATGGAGGTGACACTGTGCAGAGGAAGGTGAAGGGAAAAGATGGACATCGGACCCTTGTTGATGTCCCCATTCCAGCTGCAGTGTTGGATTACAACAG AAACATGGGGGCAGTGGATCCACCCAGTCGCATTACTGGACATTACAGAGTTCTTCATAAACCAAGAAAGTGGTACCAGTCCATTTTTTATCACTTTTTGGATATCGCCATAGATAATGCATTCATCTTGCAGGAACTGATGGCCAAGGCAAAGAACCAGAAGGCTTTGACCAGGAAAGCATTCCTGGAGACGCTTATTTTAGAACTTACAGATTCTCAGAAAAAGGCTAACTCTACCCCAAAAAGTGCTGACTCTGTTCCCTCGGCTTCTTCCTCAGATCCTCTTTCAGATCTCCTCTTAACGACTCCTTCAGCTCCCTCTTTGACTCTTCTTTCAGCTCCCTCCTGGACTCCTCCTCCTTTAGCTCCTGCCTTAGCTTTATACCACAGGCCACAGCACATTTCACAGGACGCCACTACTGGAAGACGGAAATGCAAGCTCTGCCACCTGAAAACTCCAGTGATATGTTTTACTTGTGATGTTGCACTGTGCTTTCAGCCCAAGCGTGACTGTTTTAATGACTGGCATGAAAGGTCTACGATTTTTGActaa
- the LOC127444119 gene encoding piggyBac transposable element-derived protein 4-like codes for MSARRTKRCAIPGCRKTEFLHMVPKNPNIKKEWLKFIFNEVPDRVSPYLFVCLGHFTPDCLANQSQYEAGFAGKHILKSGAVPTILDPRAIRQTQTSATADLPNSALDPNKNTENCMEDIICSSDGSLDSDQDSVDTTAEDMFIDGLDPVLDWLSTDIDSPEEELDSEASPPQRKRSRLSSTSAAPAAGGGSLGNGTEDNSLSDASSGVSKKRWHSTDEDDVEPPLPVFTPVQTPGPNSFPITYSSPLQFFHLFIPKTVLQTIVGYTNFYGAKYEEEKGNLWQNICVKDLKSFIAIVIYMGLVKCSSLKDYWRESDYFSLSFPAQIMSYQKFRTISSALHLSDTKDDERNRVRRGTSDYERLGKIQSLYQVIRDACKIYFHPFQNITIDERMVTSQARKGLKQCTKNESRNNGYKLFALADCSSGYTWDFFVYEGKSSASQRHGLSYESVMALVDENMLGTGYKLFVDRFYTSPTLFRDLFCKDIWACGPVQASRKGFPKTTVNRLPRNAPRGSIRWIRDNELLFVKWKDVQEVQMCSTFHKAYAGDKVQRKVKGEDGLRTLVDVPIPAAVLDYSKNMEVVDPSNCATGYYRLLSKPKKWYQSIFYHFLDIAIENAFILQGLGDKNEKALTRQAFLEMLVLELTKTGSQKRADSAPVSSATSSASPSGPPAAPPPAPSSDPPAAPNLAPPPAPSSDPPLVFPTYHKPKYITQDSTGERQNCKQKCKFCNKKTPVMCATCNVPLCFHPKRDCFNNWHEKRIIV; via the exons ATGTCGGCGAGGCGCACCAAACGCTGTGCTATTCCTGGCTGTCGGAAAACTGAGTTCCTGCACATGGTCCCAAAGAATCCCAACATTAAAAAAGAGTGGCTTAAGTTTATTTTCAATGAAGTGCCAGATCGTGTCAGTCCATACTTGTTTGTTTGCCTGGGACATTTCACTCCGGATTGTTTAGCAAACCAGTCGCAATATGAAGCTGGCTTTGCGGGTAAGCACATATTGAAGAGTGGTGCTGTGCCAACTATACTGGATCCCAGAGCAATCCGACAAACT CAAACATCTGCAACAGCTGATCTACCTAATTCTGCGTTGGATCCAAACAAAAATACTGAGAATTGCATGGAGGACATTATATGCAGTAGTGATGGATCCCTTGATAGTGACCAAGACAGTGTCGACACGACAGCAGAGGATATGTTTATTGATGGTCTTGACCCTGTTCTAGATTG GCTTTCAACAGACATTGATTCACCAGAAGAGGAACTGGATTCAGAGGCCAGCCCACCACAGAGAAAGAGATCCCGTCTGTCTTCCACATCTGCTGCCCCTGCTGCTGGAGGAGGCAGCTTAGGGAATGGGACAGAGGACAATTCCTTATCTGATGCTTCCTCTGGTGTCTCTAAAAAAAGGTGGCATAGCACCGATGAGGATGATGTTGAACCACCTCTTCCAGTCTTCACACCTGTCCAAACACCTGGACCAAACTCTTTTCCTATTACGTACAGCAGTCCTCTGCAGTTCTTTCATCTTTTCATTCCAAAAACGGTGCTGCAGACAATTGTAGGGTACACAAATTTCTATGGGGCCAAGTATGAGGAGGAAAAGGGCAACTTGTGGCAAAACATTTGTGTGAAAGACTTAAAGTCATTCATAGCGATTGTAATTTACATGGGTCTGGTGAAGTGCTCTTCATTGAAAGACTATTGGAGGGAGTCCGATTACTTCAGTCTGTCCTTTCCTGCACAAATCATGTCTTACCAGAAATTTCGGACAATCTCCAGTGCTCTTCATCTAAGCGATACCAAGGACGATGAGAGGAACAGGGTGAGGAGGGGAACGTCAGACTATGAACGCTTAGGTAAAATTCAGTCACTATATCAAGTCATTAGGGATGCGTGCAAAATCTACTTTCATCCCTTTCAGAACATAACTATTGATGAAAGAATGGTGACATCACAGGCTAGAAAGGGACTCAAACAGTGCACGAAAAATGAATCTAGAAATAATGGGTACAAATTGTTTGCACTGGCAGACTGCAGCAGTGGCTATACTTGGGATTTCTTTGTTTATGAGGGTAAGTCAAGTGCATCACAGAGACATGGGCTGAGCTATGAGTCTGTGATGGCATTGGTTGATGAAAATATGTTAGGCACTGGGTACAAGCTGTTTGTTGACAGATTTTACACCAGCCCCACTCTCTTCAGAGACCTCTTCTGTAAGGATATCTGGGCTTGTGGCCCTGTTCAGGCAAGCAGGAAAGGTTTCCCAAAAACAACTGTGAACAGATTGCCAAGGAACGCACCCCGTGGCAGTATACGTTGGATTAGGGACAACGAGCTGCTGTTTGTCAAGTGGAAAGACGTGCAGGAAGTGCAAATGTGTTCCACCTTCCATAAAGCCTATGCAGGTGACAAAGTGCAGAGAAAGGTGAAGGGAGAAGATGGACTTCGGACCCTTGTGGATGTCCCCATCCCAGCTGCAGTTTTGGACTACAGCAA GAACATGGAGGTAGTGGATCCATCTAATTGCGCTACTGGATATTATAGACTTCTAAGTAAACCAAAAAAGTGGTACCAGTCCATTTTTTATCACTTTTTGGACATTGCTATTGAGAACGCATTCATCTTGCAAGGACTGGGGGACAAGAACGAGAAGGCTTTGACCCGACAGGCATTCCTGGAGATGCTCGTTTTAGAGCTTACAAAAACTGGTTCTCAGAAAAGGGCTGACTCTGCACCAGTTTCATCAGCTACTTCCTCTGCTTCGCCCTCAGGTCCTCCTGCGGCTCCCCCTCCTGCTCCCTCCTCAGATCCTCCTGCGGCTCCTAACTTGGCTCCCCCTCCTGCTCCTTCCTCAGATCCTCCATTAGTGTTTCCTACATATCACAAGCCAAAGTACATCACACAGGACAGCACTGGAGAAAGGCAGAATTGCAAGCAGAAGTGCAAGTTTTGCAACAAGAAAACACCAGTCATGTGTGCGACTTGTAATGTACCTTTGTGCTTTCACCCCAAGCGTGACTGTTTTAATAATTGGCATGAAAAAAGGATAATTGTATAG
- the LOC127444120 gene encoding piggyBac transposable element-derived protein 4-like isoform X2, translated as MDPKKDTNGVEEVTGSSDEDLNISDEESVDTTTEDMFIDGLDPVLDRPSTDIDSLEEDWDSDASLQQRKRSRLSSTSVAPAAEGSGDSLTDVFSGVSKESWHSTDEDDVEPPLPVFSPVQTPGPKRLPKSCSSPLQFFELFFSKFLMQKIVGHTNVYGTKCKDRKREIWHYICVNDLKSFIAMVIYMGLVKCSSLKDYWRESEYFSLSFPAQIMSYQKFQTISSALHLSNTKEDERNDLKRGTSAYERLGKIQSLYQIIRDVCKIYFHPFQNITIDERVVAAQARTRLKQCMKNQSTDRGYKLFVLADCSSGYIWDFFVYEGKSSASQSEGLSYESVMALVDENMLGTGYKLFVDKFYTSPTLFRDLLCKDIWACGPIWANRKGFPKNTVNRLPWNTPRGSIRWIRDNELLFVEWKDAREVQMCSTYHKAYGGDTVQRKVKGKDGHRTLVDVPIPAAVLDYNRNMGAVDPPSRITGHYRVLHKPRKCGANE; from the exons ATGGATCCAAAGAAAGATACTAACGGCGTGGAGGAAGTGACAGGCAGCAGTGATGAAGACCTTAATATTTCTGATGAAGAAAGTGTGGACACCACAACAGAGGATATGTTCATTGATGGTCTTGACCCCGTTCTGGATCG ACCGTCGACTGACATTGACTCTCTAGAGGAGGACTGGGATTCAGACGCCAGCTTACAGCAGAGAAAACGATCCCGTCTGTCATCCACATCTGTTGCCCCTGCTGCTGAAGGAAGTGGCGATTCCTTGACAGATGTTTTCTCCGGGGTCTCTAAAGAAAGctggcatagcacagatgaggatGATGTTGAACCACCTCTTCCAGTCTTCTCACCTGTCCAAACACCTGGACCAAAGCGTTTACCCAAGTCATGCAGCAGTCCTCTGCAGTTTTTTGaactgttcttttcaaaattCCTGATGCAAAAAATTGTAGGGCACACAAATGTCTATGGCACAAAGTGcaaggatagaaagagagagatatgGCACTACATTTGTGTGAATGACTTGAAGTCATTCATAGCGATGGTAATTTATATGGGCCTGGtgaagtgctcttcactgaaagACTATTGGAGGGAGTCTGAGTACTTCAGTCTGTCCTTTCCTGCACAAATCATGTCTTACCAGAAATTTCAGACAATCTCCAGTGCTCTACATCTAAGTAATACCAAGGAAGATGAGAGGAATGATTTGAAGAGGGGAACATCAGCCTATGAACGGCTGGGTAAAATTCAGTCACTATATCAAATCATTAGAGATGTCTGCAAGATCTATTTTCATCCCTTTCAGAACATTACCATTGATGAAAGAGTGGTGGCAGCACAGGCTAGAACGAGACTCAAACAATGCATGAAAAACCAGTCTACAGATAGGGGGTACAAGCTCTTTGTCCTGGCAGACTGCAGCAGTGGCTATATATGGGATTTCTTTGTTTATGAGGGAAAGTCAAGTGCATCACAGAGCGAGGGTCTGAGTTATGAGTCTGTGATGGCATTGGTGGATGAAAATATGTTGGGCACTGGATACAAGCTGTTTGTTGACAAATTTTACACAAGCCCCACTCTCTTCAGAGACCTCCTCTGTAAAGATATCTGGGCTTGTGGTCCTATTTGGGCAAACAGGAAAGGCTTCCCAAAAAACACTGTGAACAGATTGCCATGGAACACACCACGCGGCAGCATACGTTGGATTAGGGACAACGAGCTGCTGTTTGTTGAGTGGAAAGATGCACGGGAAGTGCAGATGTGTTCCACCTACCATAAAGCCTATGGAGGTGACACTGTGCAGAGGAAGGTGAAGGGAAAAGATGGACATCGGACCCTTGTTGATGTCCCCATTCCAGCTGCAGTGTTGGATTACAACAG AAACATGGGGGCAGTGGATCCACCCAGTCGCATTACTGGACATTACAGAGTTCTTCATAAACCAAGAAAGTG TGGAGCCAATGAATAA